TCGGATGCGTATTGATTGCAACCGAATAGGCAAACACGACTGCAAATGTGAAAAAGACGAGTCTGACGTGGTCGAATTGAAACTGCCGGCAGGTCACGGCGATCGTTGGGGCCACGATTTGGAGCGTGGAAGGCGCGGATTGGATCGTGAGCCAGTAATGGGGCCGACGGAGCGAGGTCGTAGTCGGCGGTCTCGTAAAGATTGTTTCACCGACAAATTACTCAGCGTAGCCGAATCGAAAGAACCGGAAATGACACCGGCACTGCAGCAAGCGGGAAAAAGCGTTCCGACTACGGATGACAAGCTGCGTTTCCAGCGGTCGCTTAATTCTGCTGCTTCCTTGTTGTTCCATACAACGAACTGCACCTCTGGAACGGATTCCAAAAAAACCCCACTGCTCGGCCAACGCTTTCCGCTCAACAAGTTCCTACGCTCGCCACCACTCCGCATGTCCTCGTCCCCTCTCCTGGGCAGCTTCGAggtattaaaaatgattttcttggCCACTTGTCGACGTGTTGTTCTTCAACGGTACGGTTGCACAGGAATGTTTGTTGAACGGACGGCTTGAACCCATGTCTACGGTGGAAGGATTCGGTGCTGAGCTGGGAGCCAGTGGATCATTTTGTCCATCACACGAATTGCTACCAGTCAGCGTTTTCTTCTACAACATTGGCGGTTTTGAATCAGATAAATCCGGCTCCCCATATCTAGCCCATTTGAATTTGGGCGCTAAAGGGTATAAAATCATTAATAGAATCGGTCGTTATTGATTAAAGCAATTATTTGATGATTACCTGCAGATACCAAGTACCTAGGAGGGGAACTGTGCAGCTGACGCTCTTCAACCCGCAAGGAACGGTTGTAAAGATGTTCGTCATACTCTTTGACCTCACTGAAATGCCTCCCAATTCAGAGACATTTCTTCGCCAGCGGACCTTTTACATGCCATCACACGAAACGGACGCCTCTCCCGTTTCTGCCAAATGGCTCCGCTACCTCATTCATCTCAGGTTCTCTCTACTATCAATTCGCAACCGGCTTCCCGCAGAGGTTACTGACAacgaatctttttctttcttttcacctCAGGTTCCGCAGTTCAAAGTCCGGTAGAATCCACTTGCACACAGACATTCGAATGATTGTGTTGCGCAAGTCGGATGTCGACACGGCCTCGGCACATATTGCTGAAAGCTCTTACGAATGGAAATCGTTCACACGAGGCCCGTCCAGCCCACGCTTCTCCAGCCGTTAACAAGAAATTACTTCGAAAATATCTGTCCCCTTtctcaaaacaagaaaaaattgaattttcgcgAAAGATTTCAGTAACAATATTTGTGTGTTTCGGTCAGCTGTGATATCTTGTCTCGGGCGGCTGCGAGACCAATCCcccacttttttgttttcttttggctaACAGCTGGACTTCTTGTCTTTCACGTTGTTTCTCTGTTGTTGTAATTATTACCTTTTTTCAGTCGCTCGTCAAGACGAATTCTATAtttagagaaaatgaaaattttatcgTATACAAATAATATTGAAGGGCGTTACGGAAATGAAGACAAAGCCTTTTTGCTcttccccccttctctctTGTCTTTCTATGGTGGATGTCTGTCTCTATCTCTTTGAGTAGAAAATCGAAACTagtatggaaaaaaaagtaacgcAATTTAGCTATTCGGGCTAGTcactcttccctttttttccccccaaatcTATCGCGTCCAATTTTTCTTCGGTCTCCTTCTTTAGTTCGACTTCAAAGCGACACGCcccgatttttctttcttttctgcgctttcttttctttcggatTCTCCCCTCATCTACGGAAATGTGTGGgatattttacttttagagaaaaaaaaattgtaaatcttGGACTATACACACTCTagactgttaaaaaaaaattctgattcGTAATATTACCTGTAGAATTCTTACCTAATCCCACACTTTGATCCACTCGTGAACATTGAAGTTGGCCTCTATTCTTCATTTGACTTGGGTGTGTATTAGTAGTAACTGTTTCAATCTCATAAAATTGATTGCGCttcatgagaaaagaaaagtcagaagaaaaaaaattatccatgtcaccaaaaaaaaataataataaaaaaatctgaaaacgaAAGGAGAGAAATAGCTACACAGACGAGAGATTACGAAATACCTCCCTTAAAAGAGTAGCAGGAAAAAGGCGGTATGGCTTGCAAGGATGAGAAACTAAATTAAGTTGGCTCATTTTGTACAATTACACACCACTCTTGTTTTATCGAGCGGCTATGATGCTATGCTGTCGGGATAGATTCAAAGTGAACGCTCAGCATGTGTTGCTTTAGCTGTTCCCGTTTCAAAC
This sequence is a window from Daphnia pulicaria isolate SC F1-1A chromosome 7, SC_F0-13Bv2, whole genome shotgun sequence. Protein-coding genes within it:
- the LOC124348898 gene encoding protein FAM214A-like → MHARLAEENEPDPLDVFCDLGTLILEARVPGRGDSGRGYGEGPHCPPYFSHAQISSSSSSNNHNNNNIHHSNNGSRPGQHVCSPDKLHCQRFQSLRKHACLLGKNGVPLCVEVLVGPECSHGSQRAKQVEVTCTPHPDFLLLERWTVTCSPKKDGEASIAGICLVQAVRSFLHFSQLSAWLNKSSGSRPQQLLYRVTMPGQAFASKFVSKPVDHHFPLAHVGRLATHAIKVSVSSLPRTDVIPHVHCGKCRFITPKQNADVGQRQLQQKQDSSSCLGEGLLDLPPAQLRLQRLQRSRSRSSSPSLQSVRQLVHPTTHRAQPPPPSSGVAKKLVDDRMRIDCNRIGKHDCKCEKDESDVVELKLPAGHGDRWGHDLERGRRGLDREPVMGPTERGRSRRSRKDCFTDKLLSVAESKEPEMTPALQQAGKSVPTTDDKLRFQRSLNSAASLLFHTTNCTSGTDSKKTPLLGQRFPLNKFLRSPPLRMSSSPLLGSFEECLLNGRLEPMSTVEGFGAELGASGSFCPSHELLPVSVFFYNIGGFESDKSGSPYLAHLNLGAKGYQVPRRGTVQLTLFNPQGTVVKMFVILFDLTEMPPNSETFLRQRTFYMPSHETDASPVSAKWLRYLIHLRFRSSKSGRIHLHTDIRMIVLRKSDVDTASAHIAESSYEWKSFTRGPSSPRFSSR